ACGGAGGAAAATTGTCGAAACAACTGAGATTTACGTGAAGGATGAGGAGGCGGTAAACAACATCTTTTTCGCACAGCAGGTGGTTCCTAACAGTTGTGCCACCCATGCACTGCTTTCGGTACTGCTGAATTGCTCCGATATCGATCTGGGGAATACGCTGAGCCGCCTGAAGGTACACACCAAGGGAATGTGCCCGGAGAATAAGGGCTGGGCGATCGGGAACACTCCGGAACTGGCGTGCGCGCATAATTCACATGCAATGCCTCAAGCGAGAAGACGGATGGATCGGAATTCGGGTGTGAGCACCGGAAGGTAGGTTTATATTGTGAACGCGCATATCTCAAAATGTGGAATATCTATTAACGACGTTTATTTTAGATTTACAGGAGAAGCATTTCATTTTGTCAGCTTTGTTCCCATTAATGGACAGTTGTTTGAGCTGGATGGGTTGAAGCCCTTTCCAATGGACCACGGACCATGGGGTGAGAAGGAAGCATGGACTGATAAGTTCCGTCGTGTGATGTCCGATCGGTTGGGTATCTCCACTGGTGAACAGGATATTCGTTTCAATTTGATGGCCGTCGTTCCGGATAGACGCATTGCCATCACACACAAGTTGAAGATGCTACGCACCAACCAAACGATTGTGTCTGCAGCGCTTGAGAAATTGTTAAAGAGCAAGCAACCAGAAAGCAGGTCGCAGGCCGAAATCAAGGAGACTGTTGATAAAATCAAGAAAGAGGAGGAATCATCAGTTAAATTGAGCTCTGAATACTCTCAATTGTTAGAAATGAACGAAAAGGATGATTCGGCTGTTCCAATGTCGAAGGAGTTGGAATCGCTCGTTTCGCTCAACAGTTCTTCCGATTCGGTAGAAATAATTGGTGAAACGGAGATCAAAAAAGAGAATCCTCCACCTTCTCCACCGCCTGCCTTCATTGGCGCTGGCACATTCTCCCCAAAAGATCTGCTCTCATTACTGAAGAATCTCGAATCGGAAATTAACGTAACCGAACAACATCTCTGCGATGAGAACGAAAAGCGTGCGATGTTCAAAGTGGACGATTGTCGGCGGACACATAACTATGACGAGTTCATTTGCACCTTTTTATCGATGCTGGCACATCAGGGAGAACTGGGAGATCTCGTCTCGCAACATCTGATCACGAGCCGGAAGCCAAGTTTGGGTGGGGTGcaaaacagtggatctcgcggGGTGGTTCGTAATTATAACAAGAAAAGCACCACCAATGGTTCCTCGCCCAAAACACCCAGCTCCAAGCGTCGGCGAGGAAGGACAAAATGTcggaaaagaaaataaaattaattgataGAATTATACACGCAGTTGAAGAGACTGGAAGACGGATCGTTTTCGATAGAAGAATAGAAATTTGCATTTAAACTgcattgatattttttatttcctaaTCTTTACGTGAataaaaaatctttgaaaagtTATCATTAGGTATACAAGTAATGTCTTATTCGTTTGAAACTTGGTCCATTGGTCCATCTTTAAGACAAAGCACGGATTGCCTTGAAGCGGGccaatttttgcttttttcaaaCGATCGAAACCGCTCCTCAGAAAGGAACGAAGCCATGAACCCGAACATATGGTGAGGAACCAATGTGTTGGAGATAACGGGAGTCATAAGAAGCGGGACTAAATTCAGGTCACGTTTCCCGACACACGCGCTAGAGAGAGACAAACCGCTGtgtgtggttttttttcttctcttcatGGGCGTTGTTTGTTCTTAGTGTGTTCTCGTTTGTTTAAGATGAAGGTCGCCGACCCGAGTTTTCACCGAGAGAGCGTCTTTCGAATGCTGTCCAAGCGGTGGCTTACGAAGCTGTACGAAGAACTGTTTGCCAAAAATTGTTGCTTCTGTAAAAAACACTACAATAATCGCTCACTAACTGGTCTGCTTTtgaactgggcgaacgttaactgttaatttttttttttatttcgaaaaaaaatcgacgccatattcaaatagAAAATTTGCTGTGAGGAGCATTCGAATAGAATTTggaattttatgaaaattgacattattttcgcatgactaAAACATTGATTACATTacatataaataatttcctcaaattgtatagggttggggaaaaagaaatgtcgtatttctgatcgaaatttgacgctttatttaacatactcaaaattatccaattttaatttaagcaacttcattatccccccctaaATAaactcccccccccctccttatttgcaaaaaactcagacagccagtttacgctcttttgaggccaacttagtatcaccaatagcgttttgcatggaccggaagagatggtaatcacttggagccagatccggactatacggtggctgcaataggacatcccatccgagctcctgtagcttctggcggatcatcaaagatgtgtgaggccgagtgttgtcctggtggaaaacaacaccattcctattgatcatttctggccgcttctggtcaatcgtctgcttcaaacggtcaagctgcagTGTTTGCAAATGATCCactcactgaaaaaatcgctttcgttcgttcaaatatgatcatacacaaatcatttcccTCAGCGGCAACCTTTAGTTGTTACGTACTGCAAATCacaacacaaaagagaacgagacaactctacatcggttcgcactttatgatacaccgacacgcaagcagaaccatcatatacgctttcggtgcagaaagtttattttcttcttcgcctttaacatatgcatatcgacctctccatgcatcatgacaCAACAGGAacgtacggactacgcaaagcgaatgattcatattcagctaaagccagcgctacacgatgctacaaacaccctcgaatgttggacgctcgatgattcgacgcatcgtgtagtcgactgacgagctgcaaacctccaatgtcgagtgtcgaatattcgcgttgacaggtaatccgttcgttgtggcacgagtcaaaggatttttgtcattcgttgattcgacactcgatgatattcgatacaccgctacacgattcgtccgaatctatcgttga
The Toxorhynchites rutilus septentrionalis strain SRP chromosome 2, ASM2978413v1, whole genome shotgun sequence genome window above contains:
- the LOC129767777 gene encoding ubiquitin carboxyl-terminal hydrolase calypso → MPVDINRLTDGWLELESDPGLFTLLLEDFGVKGVQVEEIYDLQKNIEGPVYGFIFLFRWIEERRARRKIVETTEIYVKDEEAVNNIFFAQQVVPNSCATHALLSVLLNCSDIDLGNTLSRLKVHTKGMCPENKGWAIGNTPELACAHNSHAMPQARRRMDRNSGVSTGRFTGEAFHFVSFVPINGQLFELDGLKPFPMDHGPWGEKEAWTDKFRRVMSDRLGISTGEQDIRFNLMAVVPDRRIAITHKLKMLRTNQTIVSAALEKLLKSKQPESRSQAEIKETVDKIKKEEESSVKLSSEYSQLLEMNEKDDSAVPMSKELESLVSLNSSSDSVEIIGETEIKKENPPPSPPPAFIGAGTFSPKDLLSLLKNLESEINVTEQHLCDENEKRAMFKVDDCRRTHNYDEFICTFLSMLAHQGELGDLVSQHLITSRKPSLGGVQNSGSRGVVRNYNKKSTTNGSSPKTPSSKRRRGRTKCRKRK